The Bactrocera neohumeralis isolate Rockhampton unplaced genomic scaffold, APGP_CSIRO_Bneo_wtdbg2-racon-allhic-juicebox.fasta_v2 ctg6634, whole genome shotgun sequence region cacacacacagcgatGTCCTTTGTTTCTTCTCCGTACAGCCGCAACGTCTACGTTGCGTCTCTCTCTATCGACTACACCGACGACCAGCTGCGCGTGCTCTTCGAACCCTTTGGGAAGATCATTTCGTGCGCCGTTAAGCGCGATCGTGCAACCGGACTCTGCAAGGGCTACGGCTTCGTCCTCTTTGAGCGCGACGAGGACGCGTGCAACGCCGTGATCGGTCTGCAGGGGCACTCCATCTGCTTCACCCGCATCCAGGTCCGCCTCGCGCGCCCAGAGGCCTCGGCGAAGAAGGTGATGCCCGTCGTCGCGCAGCAGCAGGCCCTCCAGCAAGCCGTCCAGCAGGCCTTCCAGCCATACTACTTCATGATGATGCAGTCGATGCCTACACAGACCTCCGTCATCAGCCAGTAGAGAGACGCTtgcgtttctttttttaaacgaATTCTAAGAAAAGCTTCCACCTCTCTTTTCTCCCTTTTCTCCTCCCCTTTTCCCCCTTCCTTCTCTTCAGAGAAAACAAACAGATGAAAAACAGTTCttctcacacatacacacaaacacacacacgcaagagGAACGCGGAACGATTTAAGGTGATTTCACAGAAAAGAAGGGAaaggaaagaaagaaagaagagtAGGTATGGAAAGGCTCTCTGTAGAAAAAGGAGGAAGTGTCAACGGAATGGGGAAGGAAACATGAGTTCACTTTCCTTCCTTCcatcttcctttttttttttttgctcttctcttttttcttttcatgaatctctttctttcttcttcttctggctTTCCTTGTCGTTCCTCATCTGTTATCTGCTTGTCTTGcttgtgcttttttttttgttctttgcaGGTTTTTCACCTTTTcattgtgcgtgtgtgtgggtgtgcgtgtgtggatgtgcgtgtgtgtgtgtgtgcgtgtttatgtGCTTGGAAGGGGAGCTTCAGCGTGCAGCAAGGAGCCGCACGTGAAGGTTCCTGGAAGTCAGTGGTATGATGCtataaaagaaagaagaaaaagaaaagaaaggcgAAAAACGTCTCTTCCTCTTTTTCCCTACCACCGCCAACGACAACAGCTGTGTACGAAGGCAAGGCCTACTCTCCCTCTCTCCCTTCAAGGAGGGAGAGAACACACTCACCGCACGGAGCGACTTCTTTTTCTCTCACACAGTTCTGTTTCTCCTTTATGCGTCTgttcctcttttttttttttgtccccCCTTCCCCTCTCCTGCATCTTCCGCATGCTGCGCTTCAGCGAGGAGAGAAGATGATTTATGAAATGTTTCGCGGGTCCCTTGCacctcttttttctttttgcagcgaaaaaaaggaagaaaacaacaaaaaaaaaagagtgt contains the following coding sequences:
- the LOC126767450 gene encoding CUGBP Elav-like family member 3; this encodes MSFVSSPYSRNVYVASLSIDYTDDQLRVLFEPFGKIISCAVKRDRATGLCKGYGFVLFERDEDACNAVIGLQGHSICFTRIQVRLARPEASAKKVMPVVAQQQALQQAVQQAFQPYYFMMMQSMPTQTSVISQ